From the genome of Spinacia oleracea cultivar Varoflay chromosome 2, BTI_SOV_V1, whole genome shotgun sequence, one region includes:
- the LOC110785405 gene encoding callose synthase 7 isoform X2, producing the protein MAKIYQIATVLYDVLRTVVPYAKVDEETENYAKEVERNREQYEHYNILPLFAIGVKPAIMELPEIKAAIRAIRTMDSLPMPRLAQSNQDDNVIMPEYRDKAINDILDWLASIFGFQKGNVANQREHLILILANMDVRIRRSEDYEVLDFQTIHQLKEKIFKNYERWCDYLHCKSNLKFPSGADRQQLELLYIGLYLLIWGEASNVRFMPECLCYIFHNMASEIHGIFYSNVHPITGETYQTTRHGDESFLKDVISPIYDVVRKEARRNKGGTASHSAWRNYDDLNEYFWSKKCFKLGWPMDRNADFFVHADETRPLSTRHDQVAVGKRKPKTNFVEMRTFWHLYRSFDRMWIFFILAFQTMVIVAWNHSGSITSIFDTDVFETVLSIFITAAFLNFLGATLDIVLSFKAWGSLKFSQILRYILKFAIAAMWAVVLPIGYTSFVQNPAGLVNFLTSWAGDLRSPLFFKFAIALYMAPNILAALLFFFPPVRRFVERSNSRIIILIMWWAQPKLYIARGMHEDTFSLLKYMLFWILLLMCKLAFSFYVEILPLVGPTKLIWRMKVDNYEWHEFFPNATHNFGIIIAIWAPVVLVYLMDAQIWYAIFSTIVGGILGAFSHLGEIRTLGMLRSRFESVPIAFRKRLVPRLIGETKRGPVDPLEARKNVAKFSQVWNEFIHSLRLEDLIGHRERDLLLVPYTSSKVSVVQWPPFLLASKIPIALDMAKDFKKKDDSELFNKIKDDDYMYSAVIECYETLREILFELLEDADDKLAIRQICEKIETSIQQRKFLTEFRMNGLPLLHDKMEKFLKLLLSDSDYDDEDLYKSHIINVLQDIVEIITQDVMSDEHDILKKPQPHHQIDDDGKREQRFERIHISLLRNKSWREKVVRLHVLLSEKESAINVPTNLEARRRMTFFTNSLFMTMPSAPFVRNMLSFSVLTPYYKEDVLYSWEELHEENEDGISTLFYLQKIYPDEWNNFKERVNDPKLGYASKDIKELVRHWVSYRGQTLSRTVRGMMYYRQALDLQCFLEYAEDKAIFSGYRTIEKSEAHKKIFDYSQALTDLKFTYVVSCQVYGNQKKSSDARDRSCANNILNLMLTYPSLRVAYIDERDEKVDGKNEKVYYSVLVKGGDKLDEEIYRIKLPGPPTEIGEGKPENQNHAIIFTRGEALQTIDMNQDNYFEEAFKMRNVLEEFQKSRRRRRKPTILGLREHIFTGSVSSLAWFMSNQETSFVTIGQRVLANPLRVRFHYGHPDIFDRLFHITRGGISKASKIINLSEDIFSGFNSTLRGGFITHHEYIQVGKGRDVGMNQISLFEAKVANGNGEQTLSRDVYRLGRRFDFYRMLSFYYTTVGFYFSSMVTVLTVYVFLYGRLYMVLSGLEKSIIDSATINQTKALEQALAPQSLFQIGVLLVLPMIMEIGLERGFRTAIGDFVIMQLQLASVFFTFQLGTKAHYYGRTILHGGSKYRATGRGFVVFHAKFADNYRRYSRSHFVKALELFILLIVYEAYGDSYRSSNLYLFVTWSMWFLVASWLFAPFLFNPSGFDWQKTVDDWTDWKRWMGNRGGIGIQPDKSWESWWDGEQEHLKYTTIRGRFLEIVLACRFFLYQYGIVYHLDIAHGSRNFWVYALSWVVMATVLLVLKMVSMGRRRFGTDFQLMFRILKGLLFLGFVSVMTVLFVVWNLTIKDLFSSILAFLPTGWAMLLIAQTCRGLLKGLKLWDSVKELGRAYEYVMGLIIFMPIAVLSWFPFVSEFQTRLLFNQAFSRGLQISMIIAGRKDRSTPNMQGLGVIDL; encoded by the exons ATGGCCAAGATTTATCAGATAGCGACTGTGCTGTATGATGTTCTAAGGACAGTGGTACCCTATGCTAAAGTTGATGAAGAG ACAGAAAATTACGCCAAGGAAGTGGAAAGGAACCGAGAGCAATATGAGCATTATAATATTCTTCCCCTCTTTGCTATTGGCGTCAAACCAGCAATCATGGAACTTCCTGAG ATAAAAGCTGCAATTCGGGCTATACGTACTATGGATAGTCTTCCCATGCCACGATTAGCACAAAGTAACCAAGATGATAATGTTATTATGCCGGAGTACAGGGACAAAGCTATCAATGATATACTAGACTGGCTAGCTTCCATCTTTGGGTTTCAG AAAGGAAATGTTGCAAATCAGAGGGAGCACCTAATATTGATACTTGCAAACATGGATGTAAGAATCAGAAGGTCCGAGGACTATGAAGTG CTTGACTTTCAAACTATACACCAGTTAAAGGAGAAGATTTTTAAAAATTACGAAAGATGGTGTGATTATCTTCATTGCAAATCAAATCTCAA GTTTCCTTCAGGAGCTGATCGTCAGCAATTGGAGCTTTTGTATATTGGACTTTATCTGCTTATCTGGGGTGAAGCTTCAAATGTTCGCTTCATGCCTGAGTGCCTATGCTACATCTTCCATAAT ATGGCTAGTGAAATTCATGGAATTTTTTATAGCAACGTACATCCAATCACAGGGGAGACTTACCAAACTACAAGACACGGTGATGAATCATTTCTAAAGGATGTTATATCTCCAATATATGATGTTGTGCGTAAG GAAGCAAGAAGAAACAAAGGAGGGACGGCAAGCCACTCAGCTTGGAGAAATTATGATGATCTGAATGAATATTTTTG GTCTAAGAAGTGTTTCAAGTTAGGGTGGCCAATGGATCGCAATGCTGACTTTTTTGTACATGCGGATGAGACACGGCCTTTAAGCACG AGGCATGATCAAGTTGCAGTTGGAAAGAGGAAGCCCAAGACAAATTTTGTTGAAATGCGTACTTTTTGGCACCTTTACAGAAGCTTCGACCGCATGTGGATATTTTTCATACTTGCTTTCCAG ACAATGGTTATTGTTGCATGGAATCATTCTGGTTCAATTACTTCAATATTTGATACGGATGTATTCGAAACTGTTTTGAGTATATTCATTACTGCGGCTTTCCTCAATTTCTTGGGAG CAACTCTGGATATAGTTCTCAGTTTTAAAGCTTGGGGGAGCTTGAAATTTTCTCAAATACTTCGGTACATCTTGAAATTTGCCATTGCAGCTATGTGGGCAGTAGTGTTGCCTATAGGTTATACCAGCTTTGTGCAGAATCCAGCAGGACTTGTAAACTTCCTCACAAGCTGGGCAGGAGATCTTAGGAGTCCTTTATTTTTCAAGTTCGCCATTGCCTTATACATGGCTCCTAATATTTTGGCTGCTTTGTTGTTTTTCTTTCCACCGGTAAGAAGGTTTGTGGAAAGATCGAATTCGCGTATCATTATCTTGATTATGTGGTGGGCTCAG CCGAAATTGTATATAGCAAGAGGCATGCATGAAGACACATTTTCCCTTCTAAA GTATATGCTGTTCTGGATCTTGTTGTTAATGTGCAAACTGGCATTTAGCTTCTACGTGGAA ATCTTGCCATTAGTTGGGCCCACAAAGCTAATATGGCGGATGAAAGTCGATAACTACGAATGGCATGAGTTCTTTCCTAATG CGACACACAATTTTGGAATTATCATTGCTATATGGGCTCCCGTTGTTCTT gtATATCTTATGGATGCACAAATATGGTATGCTATATTTTCTACCATTGTTGGTGGCATCCTTGGAGCTTTCAGTCACTTGGGCGAG ATACGCACTCTTGGGATGCTGCGCTCCAGATTTGAGTCTGTGCCTATAGCTTTCAGGAAACGTCTTGTGCCTAGATTGATAGGGGAAACTAAGCGGGGGCCAGTG GACCCTTTGGAGGCTCGAAAAAATGTTGCAAAGTTCTCTCAAGTCTGGAATGAGTTTATACATTCTTTGCGGTTAGAGGATTTGATTGGCCACAG GGAGAGAGATTTACTTCTTGTACCATACACATCAAGTAAGGTTTCAGTTGTCCAGTGGCCTCCTTTTCTTCTTGCTAGTAAG ATTCCCATAGCACTAGATATGGCGAAAGATTTCAAAAAAAAGGACGACTCCGAGTTATTCAACAAGATCAAGGATGATGACTACATGTATTCAGCAGTGATTGAATGCTACGAGACCCTCAGGGAAATCCTGTTTGAGCTTTTGGAAGACGCAGATGATAAACT aGCAATTAGACAAATATGTGAAAAAATAGAAACTAGCATACAGCAGCGGAAATTTTTAACTGAGTTTCGTATGAACGGACTGCCTTTGCTTCATGACAAAATGGAGAAGTTTCTGAAATTACTG CTGAGCGACAGTGATTATGATGATGAAGACCTATACAAGTCTCATATAATAAATGTTCTCCAGGATATAGTGGAGATCATTACACAAGATGTGATGAGTGACGAACATGA TATTCTGAAGAAGCCTCAACCGCACCATCAAATTGATGATGATGGAAAAAGAGAGCAGAGATTTGAAAGGATACACATCTCTCTCTTACGTAATAAATCATGGAGAGAAAAG GTTGTCCGGCTACATGTTCTCTTGAGTGAGAAGGAGTCTGCAATAAACGTGCCAACGAATCTGGAAGCACGCCGCCGAATGACATTTTTCACTAACTCATTATTCATGACCATGCCATCGGCTCCCTTTGTTCGCAATATGCTTTCCTTTAG TGTTTTGACCCCGTATTACAAAGAAGATGTTCTCTATTCATGGGAGGAACTTCATGAGGAAAATGAGGATGGAATTTCAACCTTATTCTATCTGCAGAAGATTTATCCAG ATGAATGGAATAACTTCAAAGAAAGAGTAAATGATCCAAAACTAGGATATGCTAGCAAAGACATCAAGGAGTTGGTTCGTCACTGGGTGTCTTATAGAGGGCAAACACTTTCTAGAACAG ttaGAGGAATGATGTATTATCGTCAGGCTTTGGATCTTCAATGCTTCTTGGAATATGCAGAAGATAAGG CAATCTTTAGTGGCTACAGAACCATTGAGAAAAGTGAAGCACATAAGAAGATTTTCGACTATTCACAAGCTCTCACTGATTTGAAGTTCACTTATGTTGTCTCGTGTCAAGTGTATGGTAATCAGAAAAAATCTAGTGATGCTCGGGATCGAAGCTGTGCCAATAACATTCTAAATCTCATGTTAAC GTACCCATCTCTGCGTGTTGCTTATATAGACGAGAGAGATGAAAAAGTCGATGGAAAAAATGAGAAGGTCTATTACTCTGTTCTTGTCAAAGGAGGTGACAAGTTGGATGAG GAAATATATCGAATCAAGCTTCCTGGTCCGCCAACAGAAATCGGCGAAGGCAAGCCTGAAAACCAAAACCATGCCATTATTTTCACACGTGGAGAGGCTCTACAAACAATAGACATGAACCAG GACAATTACTTTGAAGAAGcttttaaaatgagaaatgtTTTGGAAGAGTTTCAAAAGTCACGTCGTAGACGTCGAAAACCAACAATATTGGGTCTGAGGGAACATATTTTTACTGGAAG TGTTTCATCTCTAGCATGGTTCATGTCCAATCAGGAGACAAGCTTCGTTACCATCGGTCAGAGAGTCCTGGCCAACCCTCTGAG GGTACGTTTCCATTATGGCCATCCTGATATATTCGACAGACTGTTTCACATAACCAGGGGTGGAATTAGCAAAGCATCAAAAATCATTAACCTGAGTGAGGATATATTCTCAG GTTTTAATTCAACTTTACGGGGAGGTTTCATTACACACCACGAGTATATTCAGGTAGGAAAAGGCCGTGATGTGGGAATGAATCAAATATCCCTTTTTGAGGCTAAAGTTGCCAATGGAAATGGTGAGCAAACACTCAGCCGCGATGTTTATCGACTTGGCCGGCGATTTGACTTTTACAGGATGCTTTCATTCTACTACACTACAGTGGGCTTCTATTTTAGTAGCATG GTCACTGTTCTGACTGTATACGTATTTTTGTACGGACGTCTATATATGGTATTGAGTGGGTTAGAGAAGTCGATCATAGATAGTGCAACAATAAATCAAACCAAGGCCCTTGAACAGGCTTTAGCACCACAAAGTTTGTTTCAAATTGGTGTACTTTTAGTACTTCCAATGATTATGGAAATTGGGTTGGAAAGAGGGTTCCGTACTGCAATAGGCGATTTCGTAATCATGCAGCTTCAACTGGCTTCTGTGTTCTTTACTTTCCAGTTAGGAACAAAGGCCCATTACTATGGAAGAACTATATTACACGGTGGTTCTAAGTACCGAGCGACAGGGCGTGGCTTTGTTGTGTTCCACGCAAAATTTGCAGACAACTACAGGCGGTACTCAAGAAGTCATTTTGTTAAGGCTCTGGAACTCTTTATTCTTTTGATTGTTTATGAAGCGTATGGGGACTCATACCGTAGCTCAAATCTCTACCTTTTTGTTACATGGTCCATGTGGTTTCTTGTTGCATCTTGGCTTTTTGCTCCTTTCCTCTTTAATCCATCTGGATTTGACTGGCAAAAGACTGTAGATGACTGGACTGACTGGAAAAGGTGGATGGGAAATCGGGGTGGAATTGGTATACAGCCAGATAAAAGTTGGGAATCATGGTGGGATGGGGAACAAGAACACCTCAAGTATACAACTATTAGGGGACGATTCTTGGAAATAGTCCTTGCTTGTCGCTTCTTCCTTTACCAATACGGGATTGTGTACCATCTTGATATAGCTCATGGAAGCAGAAATTTCTGG GTTTATGCACTTTCTTGGGTCGTCATGGCTACTGTTCTTCTTGTCTTAAAG ATGGTTTCGATGGGAAGGAGGAGATTTGGTACTGATTTTCAGCTAATGTTTAGAATTCTCAAAGGACTTCTATTCCTTGGCTTTGTATCAGTTATGACAGTACTGTTTGTGGTCTGGAACCTCACCATAAAAGATCTATTTTCTTCTATCCTAGCTTTCTTGCCTACTGGGTGGGCTATGCTTCTT ATCGCGCAAACATGCAGGGGTTTGTTGAAGGGTTTAAAGTTATGGGATTCGGTTAAGGAGCTTGGAAGAGCGTATGAATATGTGATGGGACTGATAATCTTTATGCCCATAGCTGTATTGTCGTGGTTCCCATTCGTTTCTGAGTTTCAAACAAGGTTGCTGTTCAACCAAGCGTTTAGCAGAGGTCTGCAGatttcaatgattattgcaggGCGTAAAGATCGTTCCACTCCAAACATGCAAGGACTAGGGGTGATTGACTTGTAA
- the LOC110785405 gene encoding callose synthase 7 isoform X1: protein MASTSGSKDDDFGLPRPMSRRISRAPTMIDPTKGDNVPVDSELVPSSLAVIAPILRVANQVENENPRVAYLCRFHAFEKAHKMDPTSSGRGVRQFKTYLLHRLEKEEAETRPILAKSDPREIQKFYQSFCEKNIRQGQHTKTPEEMAKIYQIATVLYDVLRTVVPYAKVDEETENYAKEVERNREQYEHYNILPLFAIGVKPAIMELPEIKAAIRAIRTMDSLPMPRLAQSNQDDNVIMPEYRDKAINDILDWLASIFGFQKGNVANQREHLILILANMDVRIRRSEDYEVLDFQTIHQLKEKIFKNYERWCDYLHCKSNLKFPSGADRQQLELLYIGLYLLIWGEASNVRFMPECLCYIFHNMASEIHGIFYSNVHPITGETYQTTRHGDESFLKDVISPIYDVVRKEARRNKGGTASHSAWRNYDDLNEYFWSKKCFKLGWPMDRNADFFVHADETRPLSTRHDQVAVGKRKPKTNFVEMRTFWHLYRSFDRMWIFFILAFQTMVIVAWNHSGSITSIFDTDVFETVLSIFITAAFLNFLGATLDIVLSFKAWGSLKFSQILRYILKFAIAAMWAVVLPIGYTSFVQNPAGLVNFLTSWAGDLRSPLFFKFAIALYMAPNILAALLFFFPPVRRFVERSNSRIIILIMWWAQPKLYIARGMHEDTFSLLKYMLFWILLLMCKLAFSFYVEILPLVGPTKLIWRMKVDNYEWHEFFPNATHNFGIIIAIWAPVVLVYLMDAQIWYAIFSTIVGGILGAFSHLGEIRTLGMLRSRFESVPIAFRKRLVPRLIGETKRGPVDPLEARKNVAKFSQVWNEFIHSLRLEDLIGHRERDLLLVPYTSSKVSVVQWPPFLLASKIPIALDMAKDFKKKDDSELFNKIKDDDYMYSAVIECYETLREILFELLEDADDKLAIRQICEKIETSIQQRKFLTEFRMNGLPLLHDKMEKFLKLLLSDSDYDDEDLYKSHIINVLQDIVEIITQDVMSDEHDILKKPQPHHQIDDDGKREQRFERIHISLLRNKSWREKVVRLHVLLSEKESAINVPTNLEARRRMTFFTNSLFMTMPSAPFVRNMLSFSVLTPYYKEDVLYSWEELHEENEDGISTLFYLQKIYPDEWNNFKERVNDPKLGYASKDIKELVRHWVSYRGQTLSRTVRGMMYYRQALDLQCFLEYAEDKAIFSGYRTIEKSEAHKKIFDYSQALTDLKFTYVVSCQVYGNQKKSSDARDRSCANNILNLMLTYPSLRVAYIDERDEKVDGKNEKVYYSVLVKGGDKLDEEIYRIKLPGPPTEIGEGKPENQNHAIIFTRGEALQTIDMNQDNYFEEAFKMRNVLEEFQKSRRRRRKPTILGLREHIFTGSVSSLAWFMSNQETSFVTIGQRVLANPLRVRFHYGHPDIFDRLFHITRGGISKASKIINLSEDIFSGFNSTLRGGFITHHEYIQVGKGRDVGMNQISLFEAKVANGNGEQTLSRDVYRLGRRFDFYRMLSFYYTTVGFYFSSMVTVLTVYVFLYGRLYMVLSGLEKSIIDSATINQTKALEQALAPQSLFQIGVLLVLPMIMEIGLERGFRTAIGDFVIMQLQLASVFFTFQLGTKAHYYGRTILHGGSKYRATGRGFVVFHAKFADNYRRYSRSHFVKALELFILLIVYEAYGDSYRSSNLYLFVTWSMWFLVASWLFAPFLFNPSGFDWQKTVDDWTDWKRWMGNRGGIGIQPDKSWESWWDGEQEHLKYTTIRGRFLEIVLACRFFLYQYGIVYHLDIAHGSRNFWVYALSWVVMATVLLVLKMVSMGRRRFGTDFQLMFRILKGLLFLGFVSVMTVLFVVWNLTIKDLFSSILAFLPTGWAMLLIAQTCRGLLKGLKLWDSVKELGRAYEYVMGLIIFMPIAVLSWFPFVSEFQTRLLFNQAFSRGLQISMIIAGRKDRSTPNMQGLGVIDL from the exons ATGGCGAGTACCAGTGGAAGCAAAGACGACGATTTTGGCCTTCCGAGGCCGATGTCCCGGCGGATTAGTCGTGCTCCTACTATGATTGATCCTACCAAGGGTGATAATGTTCCTGTTGATAGTGAACTTGTTCCGTCTTCTCTTGCTGTTATTGCTCCTATTCTTCGGGTTGCTAATCAAGTCGAGAATGAAAACCCTAGGGTTGCTTATTTGT GTCGTTTTCATGCATTTGAGAAGGCTCACAAGATGGACCCAACATCAAGCGGGCGAGGTGTTCGTCAGTTTAAGACGTATCTATTGCATAGACTTGAAAAG GAGGAGGCGGAAACTCGCCCAATATTAGCTAAAAGTGATCCAAGAGAAATCCAGAAGTTCTACCAAAGTTTCTGTGAGAAGAACATTAGACAGGGTCAACACACAAAGACACC GGAAGAAATGGCCAAGATTTATCAGATAGCGACTGTGCTGTATGATGTTCTAAGGACAGTGGTACCCTATGCTAAAGTTGATGAAGAG ACAGAAAATTACGCCAAGGAAGTGGAAAGGAACCGAGAGCAATATGAGCATTATAATATTCTTCCCCTCTTTGCTATTGGCGTCAAACCAGCAATCATGGAACTTCCTGAG ATAAAAGCTGCAATTCGGGCTATACGTACTATGGATAGTCTTCCCATGCCACGATTAGCACAAAGTAACCAAGATGATAATGTTATTATGCCGGAGTACAGGGACAAAGCTATCAATGATATACTAGACTGGCTAGCTTCCATCTTTGGGTTTCAG AAAGGAAATGTTGCAAATCAGAGGGAGCACCTAATATTGATACTTGCAAACATGGATGTAAGAATCAGAAGGTCCGAGGACTATGAAGTG CTTGACTTTCAAACTATACACCAGTTAAAGGAGAAGATTTTTAAAAATTACGAAAGATGGTGTGATTATCTTCATTGCAAATCAAATCTCAA GTTTCCTTCAGGAGCTGATCGTCAGCAATTGGAGCTTTTGTATATTGGACTTTATCTGCTTATCTGGGGTGAAGCTTCAAATGTTCGCTTCATGCCTGAGTGCCTATGCTACATCTTCCATAAT ATGGCTAGTGAAATTCATGGAATTTTTTATAGCAACGTACATCCAATCACAGGGGAGACTTACCAAACTACAAGACACGGTGATGAATCATTTCTAAAGGATGTTATATCTCCAATATATGATGTTGTGCGTAAG GAAGCAAGAAGAAACAAAGGAGGGACGGCAAGCCACTCAGCTTGGAGAAATTATGATGATCTGAATGAATATTTTTG GTCTAAGAAGTGTTTCAAGTTAGGGTGGCCAATGGATCGCAATGCTGACTTTTTTGTACATGCGGATGAGACACGGCCTTTAAGCACG AGGCATGATCAAGTTGCAGTTGGAAAGAGGAAGCCCAAGACAAATTTTGTTGAAATGCGTACTTTTTGGCACCTTTACAGAAGCTTCGACCGCATGTGGATATTTTTCATACTTGCTTTCCAG ACAATGGTTATTGTTGCATGGAATCATTCTGGTTCAATTACTTCAATATTTGATACGGATGTATTCGAAACTGTTTTGAGTATATTCATTACTGCGGCTTTCCTCAATTTCTTGGGAG CAACTCTGGATATAGTTCTCAGTTTTAAAGCTTGGGGGAGCTTGAAATTTTCTCAAATACTTCGGTACATCTTGAAATTTGCCATTGCAGCTATGTGGGCAGTAGTGTTGCCTATAGGTTATACCAGCTTTGTGCAGAATCCAGCAGGACTTGTAAACTTCCTCACAAGCTGGGCAGGAGATCTTAGGAGTCCTTTATTTTTCAAGTTCGCCATTGCCTTATACATGGCTCCTAATATTTTGGCTGCTTTGTTGTTTTTCTTTCCACCGGTAAGAAGGTTTGTGGAAAGATCGAATTCGCGTATCATTATCTTGATTATGTGGTGGGCTCAG CCGAAATTGTATATAGCAAGAGGCATGCATGAAGACACATTTTCCCTTCTAAA GTATATGCTGTTCTGGATCTTGTTGTTAATGTGCAAACTGGCATTTAGCTTCTACGTGGAA ATCTTGCCATTAGTTGGGCCCACAAAGCTAATATGGCGGATGAAAGTCGATAACTACGAATGGCATGAGTTCTTTCCTAATG CGACACACAATTTTGGAATTATCATTGCTATATGGGCTCCCGTTGTTCTT gtATATCTTATGGATGCACAAATATGGTATGCTATATTTTCTACCATTGTTGGTGGCATCCTTGGAGCTTTCAGTCACTTGGGCGAG ATACGCACTCTTGGGATGCTGCGCTCCAGATTTGAGTCTGTGCCTATAGCTTTCAGGAAACGTCTTGTGCCTAGATTGATAGGGGAAACTAAGCGGGGGCCAGTG GACCCTTTGGAGGCTCGAAAAAATGTTGCAAAGTTCTCTCAAGTCTGGAATGAGTTTATACATTCTTTGCGGTTAGAGGATTTGATTGGCCACAG GGAGAGAGATTTACTTCTTGTACCATACACATCAAGTAAGGTTTCAGTTGTCCAGTGGCCTCCTTTTCTTCTTGCTAGTAAG ATTCCCATAGCACTAGATATGGCGAAAGATTTCAAAAAAAAGGACGACTCCGAGTTATTCAACAAGATCAAGGATGATGACTACATGTATTCAGCAGTGATTGAATGCTACGAGACCCTCAGGGAAATCCTGTTTGAGCTTTTGGAAGACGCAGATGATAAACT aGCAATTAGACAAATATGTGAAAAAATAGAAACTAGCATACAGCAGCGGAAATTTTTAACTGAGTTTCGTATGAACGGACTGCCTTTGCTTCATGACAAAATGGAGAAGTTTCTGAAATTACTG CTGAGCGACAGTGATTATGATGATGAAGACCTATACAAGTCTCATATAATAAATGTTCTCCAGGATATAGTGGAGATCATTACACAAGATGTGATGAGTGACGAACATGA TATTCTGAAGAAGCCTCAACCGCACCATCAAATTGATGATGATGGAAAAAGAGAGCAGAGATTTGAAAGGATACACATCTCTCTCTTACGTAATAAATCATGGAGAGAAAAG GTTGTCCGGCTACATGTTCTCTTGAGTGAGAAGGAGTCTGCAATAAACGTGCCAACGAATCTGGAAGCACGCCGCCGAATGACATTTTTCACTAACTCATTATTCATGACCATGCCATCGGCTCCCTTTGTTCGCAATATGCTTTCCTTTAG TGTTTTGACCCCGTATTACAAAGAAGATGTTCTCTATTCATGGGAGGAACTTCATGAGGAAAATGAGGATGGAATTTCAACCTTATTCTATCTGCAGAAGATTTATCCAG ATGAATGGAATAACTTCAAAGAAAGAGTAAATGATCCAAAACTAGGATATGCTAGCAAAGACATCAAGGAGTTGGTTCGTCACTGGGTGTCTTATAGAGGGCAAACACTTTCTAGAACAG ttaGAGGAATGATGTATTATCGTCAGGCTTTGGATCTTCAATGCTTCTTGGAATATGCAGAAGATAAGG CAATCTTTAGTGGCTACAGAACCATTGAGAAAAGTGAAGCACATAAGAAGATTTTCGACTATTCACAAGCTCTCACTGATTTGAAGTTCACTTATGTTGTCTCGTGTCAAGTGTATGGTAATCAGAAAAAATCTAGTGATGCTCGGGATCGAAGCTGTGCCAATAACATTCTAAATCTCATGTTAAC GTACCCATCTCTGCGTGTTGCTTATATAGACGAGAGAGATGAAAAAGTCGATGGAAAAAATGAGAAGGTCTATTACTCTGTTCTTGTCAAAGGAGGTGACAAGTTGGATGAG GAAATATATCGAATCAAGCTTCCTGGTCCGCCAACAGAAATCGGCGAAGGCAAGCCTGAAAACCAAAACCATGCCATTATTTTCACACGTGGAGAGGCTCTACAAACAATAGACATGAACCAG GACAATTACTTTGAAGAAGcttttaaaatgagaaatgtTTTGGAAGAGTTTCAAAAGTCACGTCGTAGACGTCGAAAACCAACAATATTGGGTCTGAGGGAACATATTTTTACTGGAAG TGTTTCATCTCTAGCATGGTTCATGTCCAATCAGGAGACAAGCTTCGTTACCATCGGTCAGAGAGTCCTGGCCAACCCTCTGAG GGTACGTTTCCATTATGGCCATCCTGATATATTCGACAGACTGTTTCACATAACCAGGGGTGGAATTAGCAAAGCATCAAAAATCATTAACCTGAGTGAGGATATATTCTCAG GTTTTAATTCAACTTTACGGGGAGGTTTCATTACACACCACGAGTATATTCAGGTAGGAAAAGGCCGTGATGTGGGAATGAATCAAATATCCCTTTTTGAGGCTAAAGTTGCCAATGGAAATGGTGAGCAAACACTCAGCCGCGATGTTTATCGACTTGGCCGGCGATTTGACTTTTACAGGATGCTTTCATTCTACTACACTACAGTGGGCTTCTATTTTAGTAGCATG GTCACTGTTCTGACTGTATACGTATTTTTGTACGGACGTCTATATATGGTATTGAGTGGGTTAGAGAAGTCGATCATAGATAGTGCAACAATAAATCAAACCAAGGCCCTTGAACAGGCTTTAGCACCACAAAGTTTGTTTCAAATTGGTGTACTTTTAGTACTTCCAATGATTATGGAAATTGGGTTGGAAAGAGGGTTCCGTACTGCAATAGGCGATTTCGTAATCATGCAGCTTCAACTGGCTTCTGTGTTCTTTACTTTCCAGTTAGGAACAAAGGCCCATTACTATGGAAGAACTATATTACACGGTGGTTCTAAGTACCGAGCGACAGGGCGTGGCTTTGTTGTGTTCCACGCAAAATTTGCAGACAACTACAGGCGGTACTCAAGAAGTCATTTTGTTAAGGCTCTGGAACTCTTTATTCTTTTGATTGTTTATGAAGCGTATGGGGACTCATACCGTAGCTCAAATCTCTACCTTTTTGTTACATGGTCCATGTGGTTTCTTGTTGCATCTTGGCTTTTTGCTCCTTTCCTCTTTAATCCATCTGGATTTGACTGGCAAAAGACTGTAGATGACTGGACTGACTGGAAAAGGTGGATGGGAAATCGGGGTGGAATTGGTATACAGCCAGATAAAAGTTGGGAATCATGGTGGGATGGGGAACAAGAACACCTCAAGTATACAACTATTAGGGGACGATTCTTGGAAATAGTCCTTGCTTGTCGCTTCTTCCTTTACCAATACGGGATTGTGTACCATCTTGATATAGCTCATGGAAGCAGAAATTTCTGG GTTTATGCACTTTCTTGGGTCGTCATGGCTACTGTTCTTCTTGTCTTAAAG ATGGTTTCGATGGGAAGGAGGAGATTTGGTACTGATTTTCAGCTAATGTTTAGAATTCTCAAAGGACTTCTATTCCTTGGCTTTGTATCAGTTATGACAGTACTGTTTGTGGTCTGGAACCTCACCATAAAAGATCTATTTTCTTCTATCCTAGCTTTCTTGCCTACTGGGTGGGCTATGCTTCTT ATCGCGCAAACATGCAGGGGTTTGTTGAAGGGTTTAAAGTTATGGGATTCGGTTAAGGAGCTTGGAAGAGCGTATGAATATGTGATGGGACTGATAATCTTTATGCCCATAGCTGTATTGTCGTGGTTCCCATTCGTTTCTGAGTTTCAAACAAGGTTGCTGTTCAACCAAGCGTTTAGCAGAGGTCTGCAGatttcaatgattattgcaggGCGTAAAGATCGTTCCACTCCAAACATGCAAGGACTAGGGGTGATTGACTTGTAA